In Melopsittacus undulatus isolate bMelUnd1 chromosome 20, bMelUnd1.mat.Z, whole genome shotgun sequence, a genomic segment contains:
- the OTUD7B gene encoding OTU domain-containing protein 7B isoform X1 — translation MDIVLSDFVRSTGAEPGLARDLLEGKNWDLSAALSDFEQLRQVHAGNLPHSFNEGRPSRPPEKETPRPGRPPLQRQDDIVQEKRLSRGISHASSTIVSLARSHVSSNGSSEHLLEMPICTFQLPDLTVYTEDFRSFIERDLIEQSMLVALEQAGRLNWWANVDPSCQRLLPLATTGDGNCLLHAASLGMWGFHDRDLMLRKSLYTLMDKGMEREALKRRWRWQQTQQNKESGLVYTEEEWQKEWNELIKLASSEPRVHYGTNGSGCGGVESSEEPVYESLEEFHVFVLAHVLKRPIVVVADTMLRDSGGEAFAPIPFGGIYLPLEVPANKCHRSPLVLAYDQAHFSALVSMEQKETTKDQAVIPLTDSEHKLLPVHFAVDPGKEWQWGKDDNDNVKLASVTLSLEAKLHLLHSYMNVKWITLPCDTQAPLAQPESPTASAGDDARSAAESGESDKESVCSSSASNGGSRACKDKEKPKKDREKDKEKDKKRADSVANKLGSFGKTLGSKLKKNMGGLMHSKAPKGGVSNEQGDTLEKKKKGSLKARKGSKEESSQGDLSAPVEKTCPRKGTPEKPSDPSKYSNDVRLSLSILRAAMQGERKFIFAGHLKTSNRHQYQEEMIQRYLLDAEERFMAEQKQKEAEKKALGSAAPAKKLEQEVNTHKGEEVMLNPAYPQPPPAYTIQTPEVAIGAKIAAFPSGYSGVFTFPRPSMVNSMEGSHPPSYQDSRRQVAGGSCTNLPPYATLPRHCTQARPNPYQTSPSHLGRFSPTDMDIHPTFPPECNGSACLPPHSNGYREYLEQDGSQRGTLADRAKSRVLYNVQQTKCKQPNCSFYGHPETGNFCSCCYKEELKRKEREALVHRF, via the exons GCAAGAACTGGGACCTGAGCGCAGCCCTCAGTGACTTCGAGCAGCTGAGGCAAGTGCACGCAGGCAACCTGCCCCATTCCTTCAACGAGGGCCGCCCCTCCAGACCCCCCGAGAAGGAGACACCACGTCCCGGGCGGCCGCCGCTGCAACGGCAGGATGACATCGTGCAAG AGAAGCGCCTGTCCCGAGGCATCTCCCACGCCAGCTCCACCATCGTGTCCCTGGCGCGCTCCCACGTCTCCAGCAACGGCAGCAGTGAACATCTGCTGGAGATGCCCATCTGCACCTTCCAGCTGCCTGACCTCACCGTCTACACCGAGGACTTCCGCAGCTTCATCGAGCGGGACCTCATCGAGCAGTCCATGCTGGTGGCCCTGGAGCAGGCTG GTCGCCTGAACTGGTGGGCAAACGTGGATCCCAGCTGCCAAAGGCTGCTTCCCTTGGCCACCACGGGAGATGGGAATTGCCTGCTCCACGCTGCCTCCCTGG GGATGTGGGGTTTCCATGACAGAGACCTCATGCTCCGCAAATCCCTTTACACCTTGATGGATAAAGGCATGGAAAGGGAAGCCCTGAAGCGGAGGTGGCGTtggcagcaaacacagcagaataAGGAG TCTGGCCTGGTTTACACTGAGGAGGAGTGGCAGAAGGAGTGGAATGAGCTGATCAAGCTGGCATCCAGTGAGCCCCGTGTGCACTACGGCACCAACGGCAGCGGCTGCGGAGG TGTGGAGAGCTCGGAGGAGCCAGTGTATGAGAGCCTGGAGGAGTTCCATGTCTTCGTCCTTGCCCACGTCTTGAAGAGACCCATTGTGGTGGTGGCAGACACGATGCTGCGGGACTCGGGGGGAGAAG CGTTTGCCCCTATTCCCTTTGGAGGGATCTACCTTCCCCTGGAAGTCCCAGCCAACAAATGCCATCGTTCTCCATTGGTACTGGCTTACGACCAAGCCCATTTTTCTGCCCTGGTATCCATGGAGCAGAAGGAAACCACAAAGGATCAAG CCGTGATCCCACTGACAGACTCCGAGCAcaagctgctccctgtgcacTTTGCTGTGGATCCCGGGAAGGAGTGGCAGTGGGGGAAGGATGACAATGACAATGTCAAGCTGGCCAG CGTGACGCTCTCCCTGGAGGCAAAGCTGCACTTGCTGCACAGCTACATGAATGTGAAATGGATCACGCTGCCTTGTGACACGCAG gcACCTTTGGCACAGCCGGAATCCCCCACGGCCTCCGCTGGTGACGATGCTCGATCGGCTGCCGAGTCGGGAGAGTCGGACAAGGAGtctgtctgcagcagctcagccagcAACGGGGGCAGCAGAGCCTGCAAGGACAAAGAGAAACCAAAGAAAGACCGGGAAAAGGATAAGGAAAAGGATAAGAAACGGGCGGACTCGGTTGCCAATAAACTGGGCAGCTTTGGGAAGACTTTGGGGAGCAAGCTAAAAAAGAACATGGGTGGCTTGATGCACAGCAAAGCTCCCAAGGGTGGTGTGAGCAACGAGCAGGGAGATACcttggagaagaagaaaaaaggttcCTTGAAGGCAAGGAAAGGCAGCAAAGAGGAATCTTCCCAAGGAGATTTGTCAGCTCCTGTGGAGAAAACCTGCCCGCGTAAAGGAACCCCGGAAAAGCCATCGGATCCCTCCAAGTACAGCAACGACGTGAGGCTGAGCCTGAGCATCCTGCGGGCTGCCATGCAGGGAGAGCGCAAGTTCATCTTTGCCGGCCACCTCAAGACCAGCAACCGGCACCAGTACCAGGAGGAGATGATCCAGAGGTACCTTCTGGATGCTGAGGAGCGCTTTATGGCCgagcagaagcagaaggaggCGGAGAAGAAGGCGCTGGGCAGCGCTGCCCCTGCCAagaagctggagcaggaggtgaACACCCATAAGGGTGAGGAAGTGATGCTCAACCCCGCTTACCCCCAGCCTCCCCCTGCGTACACCATCCAGACCCCGGAGGTGGCCATAGGTGCTAAAATAGCAGCTTTTCCCTCTGGTTATTCGGGAGTTTTCACCTTTCCCAGACCTTCCATGGTCAACAGCATGGAAGGGTCACATCCCCCCAGCTACCAAGACAGCAGGCGGCAGGTAGCAGGGGGGTCCTGCACCAACCTCCCTCCCTACGCCACCTTACCCAGGCACTGCACCCAGGCCCGGCCAAACCCCTACCAAACCAGCCCTTCCCACCTCGGGAGGTTCTCCCCCACGGACATGGACATCCATCCCACCTTCCCACCGGAGTGCAATGGCTCAGCCTGCCTCCCCCCGCACAGCAACGGCTACCGGGAATACCTGGAGCAGGACGGCTCGCAGAGAGGAACCCTGGCAGACAGAGCTAAAAGCAGAGTCCTTTATAACGTGCAGCAGACCAAATGCAAGCAGCCGAACTGCAGTTTTTATGGACATCCAGAAACTGGGAatttctgctcctgctgttACAAAGAGGAGCTGAAACGCAAGGAGCGGGAGGCTCTGGTGCACAGGTTCTGA
- the OTUD7B gene encoding OTU domain-containing protein 7B isoform X2, producing MDIVLSDFVRSTGAEPGLARDLLEGKNWDLSAALSDFEQLRQVHAGNLPHSFNEGRPSRPPEKETPRPGRPPLQRQDDIVQEKRLSRGISHASSTIVSLARSHVSSNGSSEHLLEMPICTFQLPDLTVYTEDFRSFIERDLIEQSMLVALEQAGRLNWWANVDPSCQRLLPLATTGDGNCLLHAASLGMWGFHDRDLMLRKSLYTLMDKGMEREALKRRWRWQQTQQNKESGLVYTEEEWQKEWNELIKLASSEPRVHYGTNGSGCGGVESSEEPVYESLEEFHVFVLAHVLKRPIVVVADTMLRDSGGEAFAPIPFGGIYLPLEVPANKCHRSPLVLAYDQAHFSALVSMEQKETTKDQAVIPLTDSEHKLLPVHFAVDPGKEWQWGKDDNDNVKLASVTLSLEAKLHLLHSYMNVKWITLPCDTQAPLAQPESPTASAGDDARSAAESGESDKESVCSSSASNGGSRACKDKEKPKKDREKDKEKDKKRADSVANKLGSFGKTLGSKLKKNMGGLMHSKAPKGGVSNEQGDTLEKKKKGSLKARKGSKEESSQGDLSAPVEKTCPRKGTPEKPSDPSKYSNDVRLSLSILRAAMQGERKFIFAGHLKTSNRHQYQEEMIQRYLLDAEERFMAEQKQKEAEKKALGSAAPAKKLEQEVNTHKEVLCKAVVSALRPPRLRTETRTKVSVSSQQ from the exons GCAAGAACTGGGACCTGAGCGCAGCCCTCAGTGACTTCGAGCAGCTGAGGCAAGTGCACGCAGGCAACCTGCCCCATTCCTTCAACGAGGGCCGCCCCTCCAGACCCCCCGAGAAGGAGACACCACGTCCCGGGCGGCCGCCGCTGCAACGGCAGGATGACATCGTGCAAG AGAAGCGCCTGTCCCGAGGCATCTCCCACGCCAGCTCCACCATCGTGTCCCTGGCGCGCTCCCACGTCTCCAGCAACGGCAGCAGTGAACATCTGCTGGAGATGCCCATCTGCACCTTCCAGCTGCCTGACCTCACCGTCTACACCGAGGACTTCCGCAGCTTCATCGAGCGGGACCTCATCGAGCAGTCCATGCTGGTGGCCCTGGAGCAGGCTG GTCGCCTGAACTGGTGGGCAAACGTGGATCCCAGCTGCCAAAGGCTGCTTCCCTTGGCCACCACGGGAGATGGGAATTGCCTGCTCCACGCTGCCTCCCTGG GGATGTGGGGTTTCCATGACAGAGACCTCATGCTCCGCAAATCCCTTTACACCTTGATGGATAAAGGCATGGAAAGGGAAGCCCTGAAGCGGAGGTGGCGTtggcagcaaacacagcagaataAGGAG TCTGGCCTGGTTTACACTGAGGAGGAGTGGCAGAAGGAGTGGAATGAGCTGATCAAGCTGGCATCCAGTGAGCCCCGTGTGCACTACGGCACCAACGGCAGCGGCTGCGGAGG TGTGGAGAGCTCGGAGGAGCCAGTGTATGAGAGCCTGGAGGAGTTCCATGTCTTCGTCCTTGCCCACGTCTTGAAGAGACCCATTGTGGTGGTGGCAGACACGATGCTGCGGGACTCGGGGGGAGAAG CGTTTGCCCCTATTCCCTTTGGAGGGATCTACCTTCCCCTGGAAGTCCCAGCCAACAAATGCCATCGTTCTCCATTGGTACTGGCTTACGACCAAGCCCATTTTTCTGCCCTGGTATCCATGGAGCAGAAGGAAACCACAAAGGATCAAG CCGTGATCCCACTGACAGACTCCGAGCAcaagctgctccctgtgcacTTTGCTGTGGATCCCGGGAAGGAGTGGCAGTGGGGGAAGGATGACAATGACAATGTCAAGCTGGCCAG CGTGACGCTCTCCCTGGAGGCAAAGCTGCACTTGCTGCACAGCTACATGAATGTGAAATGGATCACGCTGCCTTGTGACACGCAG gcACCTTTGGCACAGCCGGAATCCCCCACGGCCTCCGCTGGTGACGATGCTCGATCGGCTGCCGAGTCGGGAGAGTCGGACAAGGAGtctgtctgcagcagctcagccagcAACGGGGGCAGCAGAGCCTGCAAGGACAAAGAGAAACCAAAGAAAGACCGGGAAAAGGATAAGGAAAAGGATAAGAAACGGGCGGACTCGGTTGCCAATAAACTGGGCAGCTTTGGGAAGACTTTGGGGAGCAAGCTAAAAAAGAACATGGGTGGCTTGATGCACAGCAAAGCTCCCAAGGGTGGTGTGAGCAACGAGCAGGGAGATACcttggagaagaagaaaaaaggttcCTTGAAGGCAAGGAAAGGCAGCAAAGAGGAATCTTCCCAAGGAGATTTGTCAGCTCCTGTGGAGAAAACCTGCCCGCGTAAAGGAACCCCGGAAAAGCCATCGGATCCCTCCAAGTACAGCAACGACGTGAGGCTGAGCCTGAGCATCCTGCGGGCTGCCATGCAGGGAGAGCGCAAGTTCATCTTTGCCGGCCACCTCAAGACCAGCAACCGGCACCAGTACCAGGAGGAGATGATCCAGAGGTACCTTCTGGATGCTGAGGAGCGCTTTATGGCCgagcagaagcagaaggaggCGGAGAAGAAGGCGCTGGGCAGCGCTGCCCCTGCCAagaagctggagcaggaggtgaACACCCATAAGG aagtACTGTGCAAAGCCGTTGTGTCCGCGCTACGGCCGCCCCGGCTTAGGACTGAGACAAGAACCAAGGTCAGTGTCTCCAGCCAGCAATAA
- the LOC117437240 gene encoding apoptosis-associated speck-like protein containing a CARD: MASGSRDARGAAPIAGGWGRILRALEELSVLELRHLKAALNRGPVGAGYRTLPHGRMEAADALDLTHLILGHYGESYGVMVTGAALRSIQRRDLAERLLGGAPPCPSDDITDDVTGDITEDITCDITDDVTGDITEDITCDITDDITDDVTDDVTDDVTEAALARFLLRHRSALVQGVLVVGPLLDRLQASGALGAEAAAAITAGATPQERMRRLLDTAPGWGRGGCGCFLRALRELQPCLGRELGLR, encoded by the exons ATGGCCTCCGGCAGCCGCGATGCTCGTGGGGCTGCCCCCATAGCCGGGGGCTGGGGCCGCATCCTGCGGGCGCTGGAGGAGCTGTCGGTGCTGGAGCTGCGGCACCTGAAGGCAGCTCTGAACCGGGGCCCGGTGGGCGCCGGGTACCGGACCCTGCCCCACGGCCGCATGGAGGCTGCCGACGCGCTCGACCTCACCCACCTCATCCTGGGGCACTATGGGGagagctatggggtgatggtGACGGGGGCAGCGCTGAGGAGCATCCAGAGGAGGGACCTGGCTGAGCGGCTGCTGGGGGGTG CCCCTCCCTGCCCATCGGATGACATCACAGATGACGTCACTGGTGACATCACAGAGGACATCACGTGTGACATCACAGATGACGTCACTGGTGACATCACAGAGGACATCACGTGTGACATCACAGATGACATCACTGATGATGTCACTGATGACGTCACAGATGACGTCACAGAGGCGGCCTTGGCGCGGTTCCTGCTGCGGCACCGCTCGGCGCTGGTTCAGGGGGTGCTGGTTGTGGGGCCGCTCCTGGACCGGCTGCAGGCGTCGGGAGCGCTGGGGGCCGAGGCCGCGGCCGCCATCACTGCCGGGGCCACCCCACAGGAGCGGATGCGGCGGCTCCTGGACACGGCTCCGGGATGGGGCCGCGGAGGCTGCGGATGCTTCCTGAGGGCTCTGCgggagctgcagccctgcctggggagggagctggggctgcgCTGA
- the ECM1 gene encoding extracellular matrix protein 1, with amino-acid sequence MAAFSLLLLLLGATVVALEPPPELVQESLELEPPPIQQLLLDLDPAPPPSAASATFSPWGPRSVPGFPPPWPEVAAVTRMCRERAQAPPPPAAPPLPPSSFGHLRRQAAALSALPTRMVTCCGRADPVRCARRQWSSVLDSFCSEEFSVKTRPFSCCRRRGAQRSRCFRDAAAEAAAELPVPEVPFPPGEPTADNVGNICGLRGLRPGPTGNIGTTSTIGTTGTTGTTGTTGNTGTSRALDRFHLRLEREFGSCCRNRNRSLECAHEAWRSGLERLCQEEAAQGLRPRLCCEASGLARISCFAAAAPAPRYDRELHNVSLGQAGPELLRVLCGPARLLSRRRPIPELLGAITSCCPRHPQEQRACADEQLGRTIASLCSARGGGAWKDPLRCCAGGDAAERRRCFNSAYLQRVLMGLALPPPAPGHEE; translated from the exons ATGGCTGCcttcagcctcctcctcctcctcctcggtGCTACCG TGGTGGCACTGGAGCCCCCCCCGGAGCTGGTGCAGGAGAGCCTGGAGCTGGAGCCCCCCCCCATCCAACAGC tgCTCCTGGATCTGgaccccgcccctcccccctccgCCGCCTCCGCCACGTTCTCCCCGTGGGGTCCCCGCTCGGTTCCCGGGTTCCCCCCCCCGTGGCCGGAGGTCGCGGCCGTGACCCGGATGTGTCGGGAGCGCgcgcaggccccgcccccccccgcggccccgcccctcccccccagctcctTCGGGCACCTCCGGCGCCAGGCGGCGGCGCTGAGCGCGCTCCCGACGCGCATGGTCACGTGCTGCGGGCGCGCGGACCCCGTGCGCTGCGCCAGGCGGCAG tgGTCCTCGGTGCTGGACTCGTTCTGCTCGGAGGAGTTCTCGGTGAAGACTCGGCCGTTCTCGTGCTGCCGCCGCCGGGGGGCGCAGCGGAGCCGCTGCTTCCGTGACGCGGCCGCCGAGGCCGCTGCGGAGCTGCCGGTACCGGAGGTCCCGTTCCCCCCCGGGGAGCCCACGGCCGACAACGTGGGGAACATCTGCGGGCTGCGGGGGCTGCGGCCCGGACCTACCGGTAACATCGGTACCACCAGTACCATCGGTACAACCGGTACCACCGGTACAACCGGTACCACCGGTAACACCGGTACAAGCAGGGCCCTCGACCGCTTCCATCTGCGCCTCGAGAGGGAGTTCGGGAGCTGCTGCCGCAACCGCAACCGGAGCCTGGAGTGCGCACATGAGGCG TGGCGCTCGGGGCTGGAGCGGCTGTgccaggaggaggcagctcagGGGCTGCGGCCTCGGCTCTGCTGTGAGGCCTCAGGCCTCGCTCGGATCAGCTGCTTCGCGGCTGCGGCACCAGCTCCGCGCTACGACCGGGAGCTGCACAACGTGAGCCTGGGCCAGGCTGGGCCTGAACTGCTGCGGGTGCTCTGCGGCCCTGCCAGGCTGCTCAGCAGGAG ACGCCCAATCCCAGAGCTCCTCGGTGCCATCACCTCCTGCTGCCCACGGCACCCTCAGGAGCAGCGCGCATGCGCTGACGAGCAG CTCGGCCGCACCATCGCCTCCCTGTGCAGCGcgcgggggggcggggcctggaaGGACCCACTGCGCTGCTGCGCGGGGGGGGACGCGGCCGAACGGCGCCGCTGCTTTAACTCCGCCTACCTGCAGCGGGTGCTCATGGGGCTGGCGCTGCCCCCCCCGGCGCCGGGGCACGAGGAGtga